Below is a window of Zygotorulaspora mrakii chromosome 3, complete sequence DNA.
GTCGTTGTCAATCTCGAACTTGCTGTACTTTGGGGACTCCTCGATGGTCTTGGCGTTGAAGACAGGCTTGACTTTTGGCTCGAAAGAGATCGAACTGACGGGATCGTTGTAATAGATCGAAATCTTTGGATATTTCTCCGCGCCGAGAGACAACAGCTTATTCGCGATCAGCGACGATTCTTCGAAGGTTGGCGCCTCTTTACCCGTACCGTTGACGGCTAACTTGATGTTGCTAGCATGCGTTCTCAACAGCTGAACCTTGATCTTGTCCCCCACCGTGACAACGTCGACATTTCCCGCATCCGAAGAGTCATTCAAATGCTTTCTGACCGCCTTGGCCAACTGCGAGTGGATCGACCCGCACAGCCCTTTGTCGGAGGTGATCGCAATGATCAGTTCCTTCGAGCTGTCTGCGTCCCCGCTCTCCGCCGTGAGAGGCTTGGTTTCCGCGTTCTGGTAGAATTGCTGGTCCGCGTTATCGAATTTTTTCGCCGTGACCTTCGCTCTTTCCGCCTTACTCAGTCTGGTTGAGGCGACGATTTTCATTGTCTTGGTGATTTTCTCGATGTTCTTGATCGACTTCAGACGCATTTCGACCTCTTTCAGGGTCGCGTACGATCTGACGCCATTGTGACGGACAAATGTGTTGCATGCAGCTCTCAACATTTTGAAACTGGATTGATGATGTAGACAACGTTGTTACCTAGATGACCTCAATTGAACCTGACGATGACCTGACGATGACCTGACGATGACCCGAGGAAGCTTCAACACTTGCAAAAACGTGTAATCTTTGTTTCAACACCTCAAACTTGGTAATGAGTGAAAAACGTAGCACCACGGTTATGTATATAATAATACAGTAAGGTAATAAACGAGTAACAACCCAGTAACAACCCAGTAATAGACCAGTAATAGACCAGTAATACGCCGTTTTCAATCCACCACTATCCAGTAAAAATCTAGCTATGTAGTGTAGCAATGCCTAATGCAATAACGGAATAACGAACAGGCCTCCTCCCGGAAACAACCACTGGAAAACCCACAACCACCAAGGCCAGACTGCCGGCAGCCAACAGCCAACCAGAGTTTTCAAACCTGAGACGTAAAGAGCACTCGAAACGAAGGCGACACCGACAGGAGACAGAGCGGAGACGCACTGAGGGCGCGATGATCCAGGAAAGGGGGCAGGCAGCGTCGAGGAAAAACACTGCGATGTGATTGGCTGGGCGAGGCAGCCGTGAGAAACGAGTGTGCGAGAGTGTCCGGGCTGCGGCGCCCGGACAGGACGGCGGACAGCGCGCGCAACCAGGGAGGTGTCCGGGAGCGAGCAGGTCACTTGGTACGCCGGGGGTTGGGTTTTCCGGTCGGCGTTCTGGTTTCGGGGCGAGATCTGGCTGTGCCTCTCTGGGCCATGCGAACGAGCTCAGCGCGGAAGTGCAAGACGGGCTTTGGCGTTGGCGGCAGTCGGGGACGTATGGTGTGACACATGTGATTTGACAGCATGTGGGGGGCCATTACGAAAAATATAAGACAAACAAACGACAATGACCAGTACACAAGTTGGGAGTTCAGAGGGTCCATCTAGGGTTACGCTGTTTGCTTCGTGATTGACTGTTACGTGTGCGCTACCCTCCGACTCTCTGCACAACCGTACCCGCCTGAGCAGGGGACAGAGATAGAGATAGCGATAGAGAAGGTGATCTGGAAGAGTTAGAGCGTTGGTTGATTTGTCGATTGGGCgctttattttgatttggcCAAGCACACTCGCGCAGGAACCAGCGTTTCGATACAGCTTGCGGCTGGTAAGTAGGTGCGCGTATCGTTGTGGCGTCGGTGTTGCCGTTTTGACTCAGGTG
It encodes the following:
- the ATP3 gene encoding F1F0 ATP synthase subunit gamma (similar to Saccharomyces cerevisiae ATP3 (YBR039W); ancestral locus Anc_3.241), with the protein product MLRAACNTFVRHNGVRSYATLKEVEMRLKSIKNIEKITKTMKIVASTRLSKAERAKVTAKKFDNADQQFYQNAETKPLTAESGDADSSKELIIAITSDKGLCGSIHSQLAKAVRKHLNDSSDAGNVDVVTVGDKIKVQLLRTHASNIKLAVNGTGKEAPTFEESSLIANKLLSLGAEKYPKISIYYNDPVSSISFEPKVKPVFNAKTIEESPKYSKFEIDNDLKVSTDLFEYTLSNKILTAMAEGYAAEISARRNAMDNASKNAGDMINRYSILYNRTRQAVITNELVDIITGASSLD